The following coding sequences lie in one Burkholderia cepacia genomic window:
- the recQ gene encoding DNA helicase RecQ has translation MSRALEILDEVFGYSAFRGQQGEIVEHVAGGGDCLVLMPTGGGKSLCYQIPALLRREAGQGAGIVVSPLIALMQDQVAALREVGVRAAYLNSTLSGAEAAAIERALREGEIDLLYVAPERLMTGRFLDLLERAKIGLFAIDEAHCVSQWGHDFRPEYIQLSVLHERFPAVPRIALTATADAITRDEIIHRLALDDARVFVSSFDRPNIRYRIVEKDNARSQLLDFIRAEHTNADGTTDAGVVYCLSRRKVEETAEWLKAQGVRALPYHAGMEFEVRQKHQEMFQREEGIVMCATIAFGMGIDKPDVRFVAHLDLPKSVEGYYQETGRAGRDGMPANAWMAYGLGDVVQQRKMIDESDADDAHKRVQTSKLDALLGLCETISCRRVRLLNYFGEESQPCGNCDTCLEPPASWDATREAQMALSCVFRAQRASGFNFGSSHLIEILRGGRTEKVLQRGHDQLTTFGIGASLSEPEWRAIFRQLVAYGYLAVDHGGFGALVLTEAAKPVLKNEEKVTLRRYVKPQRTRQSSSRSGTRVDPTAGMGTRERARWDALRAWRAETAKTDGVPAYVIFHDATLAEIARNAPESIDDLRHIPGMGVRKLERFGDEIIDVVESA, from the coding sequence ATGTCCCGCGCCCTCGAAATTCTCGACGAAGTCTTTGGTTATTCCGCCTTTCGCGGCCAGCAGGGCGAGATCGTCGAGCACGTCGCCGGCGGCGGCGATTGTCTCGTGCTGATGCCGACCGGCGGCGGCAAGTCGCTGTGCTACCAGATTCCCGCGCTGCTGCGTCGCGAGGCCGGACAGGGTGCCGGTATCGTAGTGTCGCCGCTGATCGCGCTGATGCAGGACCAGGTCGCCGCACTGAGGGAAGTGGGCGTACGCGCGGCGTATCTGAATTCGACACTGTCGGGCGCCGAGGCCGCGGCCATCGAGCGCGCGCTGCGCGAAGGCGAAATCGACCTGCTGTATGTCGCGCCGGAGCGGTTGATGACGGGGCGCTTCCTCGACCTGCTCGAGCGCGCGAAAATCGGCCTGTTCGCGATCGACGAAGCGCACTGCGTGTCGCAATGGGGGCACGATTTCCGTCCGGAATACATCCAGCTGTCGGTACTGCACGAGCGGTTCCCGGCGGTGCCGCGCATCGCGCTGACGGCCACGGCCGACGCGATCACGCGCGACGAGATCATCCATCGTCTCGCGCTCGACGACGCGCGCGTGTTCGTGTCGAGCTTCGACCGCCCGAACATCCGCTACCGGATCGTCGAGAAGGACAACGCGCGCTCGCAGCTGCTCGACTTCATCCGCGCCGAACACACGAACGCCGACGGCACGACGGACGCCGGCGTCGTCTATTGCCTGTCGCGCCGCAAGGTAGAGGAAACGGCCGAGTGGCTGAAGGCGCAGGGCGTGCGCGCGCTGCCGTATCACGCGGGGATGGAGTTCGAGGTGCGACAGAAGCACCAGGAAATGTTCCAGCGCGAAGAGGGCATCGTGATGTGCGCGACGATCGCGTTCGGCATGGGCATCGACAAACCCGACGTGCGCTTCGTCGCGCACCTGGATCTGCCGAAGAGCGTCGAAGGCTACTACCAGGAAACGGGCCGGGCGGGCCGCGACGGGATGCCCGCGAACGCATGGATGGCGTACGGTCTCGGCGATGTCGTCCAGCAGCGCAAGATGATCGACGAGTCCGATGCGGACGACGCGCACAAGCGCGTGCAGACGTCGAAACTCGATGCGCTGCTCGGGCTGTGCGAGACGATCTCGTGCCGCCGCGTGCGGCTGCTGAACTACTTCGGCGAAGAGAGCCAGCCGTGCGGCAACTGCGACACGTGCCTCGAGCCGCCCGCATCGTGGGATGCCACGCGCGAGGCGCAGATGGCGCTGTCTTGCGTGTTCCGCGCGCAGCGCGCGAGCGGCTTCAATTTCGGCTCGAGCCACCTGATCGAGATCCTGCGCGGCGGGCGCACCGAGAAGGTGTTGCAGCGCGGCCACGACCAGCTCACGACGTTCGGGATCGGCGCATCGCTGTCCGAGCCCGAATGGCGCGCGATTTTCCGGCAACTCGTCGCGTACGGCTACCTGGCCGTCGATCATGGCGGCTTCGGCGCGCTGGTGCTGACCGAGGCCGCGAAGCCCGTGCTGAAGAACGAGGAGAAGGTCACGCTGCGCCGCTACGTCAAGCCGCAACGCACGCGCCAGTCGTCGAGCCGCAGCGGCACGCGTGTCGACCCGACGGCCGGCATGGGCACGCGCGAGCGCGCGCGGTGGGACGCGCTGCGTGCGTGGCGTGCGGAAACCGCCAAGACCGACGGCGTGCCGGCCTACGTGATCTTCCACGATGCGACGCTCGCGGAAATCGCGCGCAACGCGCCGGAGTCGATCGACGACCTGCGCCACATCCCCGGCATGGGCGTACGCAAGCTCGAACGCTTCGGCGACGAGATCATCGACGTCGTTGAATCGGCCTGA
- the rpsJ gene encoding 30S ribosomal protein S10, with product MQQQKIRIRLKAFDYRLIDQSAAEIVDTAKRTGAIVRGPVPLPTRIQRFDILRSPHVNKTSRDQLEIRTHQRLMDIVDPTDKTVDALMKLDLPAGVDVEIKLQ from the coding sequence ATGCAGCAACAGAAAATCCGCATTCGTCTGAAGGCATTCGACTATCGTCTGATCGATCAATCGGCTGCCGAGATCGTCGATACCGCGAAGCGGACTGGCGCAATCGTCCGTGGCCCGGTGCCGCTGCCGACGCGCATTCAGCGTTTTGACATCCTGCGTTCGCCGCACGTCAACAAGACGTCGCGCGATCAGCTCGAAATCCGCACCCACCAGCGCCTGATGGACATCGTCGACCCGACGGACAAGACCGTTGACGCGCTGATGAAGCTCGATCTGCCGGCTGGCGTCGACGTGGAAATCAAGCTGCAGTAA
- the tuf gene encoding elongation factor Tu encodes MAKGKFERTKPHVNVGTIGHVDHGKTTLTAAITTVLTKKFGGEAKAYDQIDAAPEEKARGITINTAHVEYETANRHYAHVDCPGHADYVKNMITGAAQMDGAILVCSAADGPMPQTREHILLARQVGVPYIIVFLNKCDMVDDAELLELVEMEVRELLSKYDFPGDDTPIVKGSAKLALEGDTGELGEVAIMSLADALDTYIPTPERAVDGAFLMPVEDVFSISGRGTVVTGRVERGIVKVGEEIEIVGIKPTVKTTCTGVEMFRKLLDQGQAGDNVGILLRGTKREDVERGQVLAKPGSITPHTHFTAEVYVLSKDEGGRHTPFFNNYRPQFYFRTTDVTGSIELPKDKEMVMPGDNVSITVKLIAPIAMEEGLRFAIREGGRTVGAGVVAKIIE; translated from the coding sequence ATGGCAAAAGGTAAATTCGAGCGGACCAAGCCGCACGTGAACGTTGGTACGATTGGTCACGTTGACCACGGCAAGACGACGCTGACGGCAGCGATCACGACGGTTCTGACGAAGAAGTTCGGCGGCGAAGCGAAGGCATACGACCAGATCGACGCGGCACCGGAAGAAAAGGCGCGCGGCATCACGATCAACACGGCACACGTCGAGTACGAAACGGCTAACCGCCACTACGCACACGTTGACTGCCCGGGCCACGCTGACTATGTGAAGAACATGATCACGGGCGCAGCGCAGATGGACGGCGCGATCCTGGTTTGCTCGGCAGCTGACGGCCCGATGCCGCAGACGCGTGAGCACATCCTGCTGGCACGTCAGGTTGGCGTTCCGTACATCATCGTGTTCCTGAACAAGTGCGACATGGTGGACGATGCTGAACTGCTCGAGCTGGTCGAGATGGAAGTTCGCGAACTCCTGTCGAAGTACGACTTCCCGGGCGACGACACGCCGATCGTGAAGGGTTCGGCGAAGCTGGCGCTGGAAGGCGACACGGGCGAGCTGGGCGAAGTGGCGATCATGAGCCTGGCCGACGCGCTGGACACGTACATCCCGACGCCGGAGCGTGCAGTTGACGGCGCGTTCCTGATGCCGGTGGAAGACGTGTTCTCGATCTCGGGCCGTGGTACGGTTGTGACGGGTCGTGTCGAGCGCGGCATCGTGAAGGTCGGCGAAGAAATCGAAATCGTCGGTATCAAGCCGACGGTGAAGACGACCTGCACGGGCGTTGAAATGTTCCGCAAGCTGCTGGACCAAGGTCAAGCAGGCGACAACGTTGGTATCCTGCTGCGCGGCACGAAGCGTGAAGACGTTGAGCGTGGCCAGGTTCTGGCGAAGCCGGGTTCGATCACGCCGCACACGCACTTCACGGCTGAAGTGTACGTGCTGAGCAAGGACGAAGGCGGCCGTCACACGCCGTTCTTCAACAACTACCGTCCGCAGTTCTACTTCCGTACGACGGACGTGACGGGCTCGATCGAGCTGCCGAAGGACAAGGAAATGGTGATGCCGGGCGACAACGTGTCGATCACGGTGAAGCTGATCGCTCCGATCGCGATGGAAGAAGGTCTGCGCTTCGCAATCCGCGAAGGCGGCCGTACGGTCGGCGCCGGCGTCGTCGCCAAGATCATCGAGTAA
- the rpsG gene encoding 30S ribosomal protein S7 has product MPRRREVPKREVLPDPKFGNVDVAKFMNMLMLSGKKSVAERIVYGAFEQIQTKGGKDPLEVFTVALNNVKPVVEVKSRRVGGANYQVPVEVRPSRRMALAMRWLREAAKKRSEKSMALRLAGELSEAAEGRGGAMKKRDEVHRMAEANRAFSHFRF; this is encoded by the coding sequence ATGCCGCGTCGTCGCGAAGTCCCCAAGCGGGAAGTGTTGCCGGATCCGAAGTTCGGTAACGTTGATGTTGCCAAGTTCATGAACATGCTGATGCTGTCCGGCAAGAAGTCGGTCGCAGAGCGCATCGTTTATGGCGCATTCGAACAAATCCAGACCAAGGGTGGCAAGGACCCGCTGGAAGTGTTCACGGTTGCGCTCAACAACGTGAAGCCGGTGGTCGAAGTGAAGAGCCGCCGCGTTGGTGGTGCCAACTATCAAGTTCCGGTCGAAGTGCGCCCGTCGCGTCGTATGGCATTGGCGATGCGCTGGCTGCGTGAGGCTGCGAAGAAGCGTAGCGAGAAGTCGATGGCCCTGCGCCTGGCAGGTGAACTCTCCGAAGCGGCCGAAGGCCGTGGCGGCGCGATGAAGAAGCGCGACGAAGTTCACCGCATGGCAGAAGCCAACCGCGCGTTCTCGCATTTCCGTTTCTAA
- the rpsL gene encoding 30S ribosomal protein S12, with product MPTINQLVRKGRQSETTKSKSPALQDCPQRRGVCTRVYTTTPKKPNSALRKVAKVRLTNGFEVISYIGGEGHNLQEHSVVLIRGGRVKDLPGVRYHMVRGSLDTQGVKDRKQARSKYGAKRAKAAK from the coding sequence ATGCCAACCATCAACCAACTGGTTCGCAAAGGCCGTCAGTCGGAAACGACGAAGAGCAAGAGCCCGGCCCTGCAGGACTGCCCCCAGCGTCGCGGCGTGTGCACCCGTGTGTACACGACGACGCCGAAGAAGCCGAACTCGGCACTCCGTAAGGTCGCCAAGGTTCGTCTGACGAACGGCTTCGAAGTGATTTCGTACATCGGCGGTGAAGGCCACAACCTGCAGGAACACTCGGTTGTGCTGATCCGCGGCGGCCGTGTGAAGGACTTGCCGGGTGTGCGTTACCACATGGTTCGCGGCTCGCTGGATACCCAGGGCGTCAAGGACCGTAAGCAAGCGCGCTCGAAGTACGGCGCGAAGCGTGCAAAGGCTGCCAAGTAA
- the rpoC gene encoding DNA-directed RNA polymerase subunit beta' — MKALLDLFKQVQQEEVFDAIKIGLASPDKIRSWSFGEVKKPETINYRTFKPERDGLFCAKIFGPIKDYECLCGKYKRLKHRGVICEKCGVEVTLAKVRRERMGHIELASPVAHIWFLKSLPSRLGMVLDMTLRDIERVLYFEAYVVIEPGMTPLKARQIMTEEDYYNKVEEYGDEFRAEMGAEGVRELLRAINIDEQVETLRTELKNTGSEAKIKKYAKRLKVLEAFQRSGIKPEWMILEVLPVLPPELRPLVPLDGGRFATSDLNDLYRRVINRNNRLKRLLELKAPEIIVRNEKRMLQEAVDSLLDNGRRGKAMTGANKRPLKSLADMIKGKGGRFRQNLLGKRVDYSGRSVIVVGPTLKLHQCGLPKLMALELFKPFIFNKLEVMGVATTIKAAKKEVENQTPVVWDILEEVIREHPVMLNRAPTLHRLGIQAFEPVLIEGKAIQLHPLVCAAFNADFDGDQMAVHVPLSLEAQMEARTLMLASNNVLFPANGDPSIVPSQDIVLGLYYATREAINGKGEGLSFTGVSEAIRAYENKEVELASRVNVRITEMVRNEDTSEGAPEFVPKISLYATTVGRAILSEILPHGLPFSVLNKPLKKKEISRLINTAFRKCGLRATVVFADQLMQSGFRLATRAGISICVDDMLVPPQKETIVGDAAKKVKEYDRQYMSGLVTAQERYNNVVDIWSATSEAVGKAMMEQLSTEPVTDRDGKETRQESFNSIYMMADSGARGSAVQIRQLAGMRGLMAKPDGSIIETPITANFREGLNVLQYFISTHGARKGLADTALKTANSGYLTRRLVDVTQDLVVVEDDCGTSNGVAMKALVEGGEVVEALRDRILGRVAVADVVNPETQETVYESGMLLDETAVEEIERLGIDEVRVRTPLTCETRYGLCAACYGRDLGRGSLVNVGEAVGVIAAQSIGEPGTQLTMRTFHIGGAASRAAVASSVEAKSNGIVRFTATMRYVTNAKGEQIVISRSGEAMITDDFGRERERHKVPYGATLLQLDGVTIKAGTQLATWDPLTRPIITEYGGTVKFENVEEGVTVAKQIDDVTGLSTLVVIDVKRRGSQASKSVRPQVKLLDANGEEVKIPGTEHAVQIGFQVGALITVKDGQQVQVGEVLARIPTEAQKTRDITGGLPRVAELFEARSPKDAGILAEVTGTTSFGKDTKGKQRLVITDLEGNQHEFLIAKEKQVLVHDAQVVNKGEMIVDGPADPHDILRLQGIEALSRYIVDEVQDVYRLQGVKINDKHIEVIVRQMLRRVQITDNGDTRFIPGEQVERSDMLDENDRMIAEDKRPASYDNVLLGITKASLSTDSFISAASFQETTRVLTEAAIMGKRDDLRGLKENVIVGRLIPAGTGLAFHKARKAKESSDRERFDQIAAEEAFDFGTPSAPAAEEPQQHPAAE; from the coding sequence ATGAAAGCTCTGCTCGATCTATTCAAGCAAGTCCAACAGGAAGAAGTTTTCGACGCGATCAAGATCGGTCTGGCTTCGCCTGACAAGATCCGTTCGTGGTCGTTCGGCGAAGTGAAGAAGCCGGAGACCATCAACTACCGTACGTTCAAGCCTGAACGCGATGGTCTCTTCTGCGCGAAGATCTTCGGGCCGATCAAGGACTACGAGTGCCTGTGCGGCAAGTACAAGCGTCTGAAGCACCGCGGCGTGATCTGCGAGAAGTGCGGCGTCGAAGTGACGTTGGCGAAGGTGCGTCGTGAACGGATGGGCCACATCGAACTGGCCTCGCCGGTCGCGCACATCTGGTTCCTGAAGTCGCTGCCGTCGCGTCTGGGCATGGTGCTCGACATGACGCTGCGCGACATCGAACGCGTGCTGTACTTCGAAGCATATGTGGTGATCGAACCGGGCATGACGCCGCTGAAGGCGCGGCAGATCATGACCGAAGAGGATTACTACAACAAGGTCGAGGAATACGGCGACGAATTCCGTGCCGAGATGGGCGCGGAAGGCGTGCGTGAACTGCTGCGCGCGATCAACATCGACGAGCAGGTCGAGACGCTGCGCACCGAGCTGAAGAACACCGGCTCGGAAGCGAAGATCAAGAAGTACGCGAAGCGCCTGAAGGTCCTCGAGGCATTCCAGCGCTCGGGCATCAAGCCCGAGTGGATGATCCTCGAAGTGCTGCCGGTGCTGCCGCCGGAACTGCGTCCGCTCGTGCCGCTGGACGGCGGCCGTTTCGCGACGTCGGACCTGAACGACCTGTATCGCCGCGTGATCAACCGTAACAACCGGTTGAAGCGTCTGCTCGAGCTGAAGGCGCCTGAAATCATCGTCCGCAACGAAAAGCGGATGCTGCAGGAAGCCGTCGACTCGCTGCTCGACAACGGTCGTCGCGGCAAGGCGATGACGGGCGCGAACAAGCGTCCGCTGAAGTCGCTCGCCGACATGATCAAGGGCAAGGGCGGTCGTTTCCGTCAGAACCTGCTGGGCAAGCGCGTCGACTACTCGGGCCGTTCGGTCATCGTGGTCGGCCCGACGCTGAAGCTGCACCAGTGCGGTCTGCCGAAGCTGATGGCGCTCGAGCTGTTCAAGCCGTTCATCTTCAACAAGCTGGAAGTGATGGGCGTCGCGACGACCATCAAGGCTGCGAAGAAGGAAGTCGAGAACCAGACGCCGGTGGTGTGGGACATCCTCGAAGAGGTGATCCGCGAGCACCCGGTGATGCTGAACCGTGCGCCGACGCTGCACCGTCTCGGTATCCAGGCGTTCGAGCCGGTGCTGATCGAAGGCAAGGCAATCCAGCTGCACCCGCTCGTCTGCGCGGCGTTCAACGCCGACTTCGACGGTGACCAGATGGCCGTTCACGTGCCGCTGTCGCTCGAAGCGCAGATGGAAGCGCGTACGCTGATGCTGGCGTCGAACAACGTGCTGTTCCCGGCCAACGGCGATCCGTCGATCGTGCCGTCGCAGGATATCGTGCTGGGTCTGTACTACGCGACCCGCGAAGCGATCAACGGCAAGGGCGAAGGCCTGTCGTTCACGGGCGTGTCGGAAGCGATCCGCGCGTACGAGAACAAGGAAGTCGAGCTCGCATCGCGCGTCAACGTGCGGATCACCGAAATGGTCCGCAACGAAGACACGTCGGAAGGCGCGCCGGAATTCGTGCCGAAGATCTCGCTGTACGCGACGACCGTTGGCCGCGCGATCCTGTCGGAGATCCTGCCGCACGGCCTGCCGTTCTCGGTGCTGAACAAGCCGCTGAAGAAGAAGGAAATCTCGCGCCTGATCAACACGGCATTCCGCAAGTGCGGTCTGCGCGCGACGGTGGTGTTCGCCGATCAGCTGATGCAGTCGGGTTTCCGTCTTGCGACGCGTGCCGGCATTTCGATCTGCGTGGACGACATGCTCGTGCCGCCGCAGAAGGAAACGATCGTCGGCGACGCCGCGAAGAAGGTGAAGGAGTACGACCGTCAGTACATGTCGGGTCTCGTCACCGCGCAGGAACGCTACAACAACGTGGTCGACATCTGGTCGGCAACGTCGGAAGCGGTCGGCAAGGCGATGATGGAGCAGCTGTCGACGGAGCCGGTGACGGACCGCGACGGCAAGGAAACGCGCCAGGAATCGTTCAACTCGATCTACATGATGGCCGACTCGGGCGCCCGGGGTTCGGCGGTTCAGATTCGTCAGCTGGCCGGTATGCGAGGCCTGATGGCGAAGCCGGACGGCTCGATTATCGAGACGCCGATTACCGCGAACTTCCGCGAAGGTCTGAACGTGTTGCAGTACTTCATCTCGACCCACGGTGCACGTAAGGGTCTGGCTGATACGGCACTGAAGACCGCGAACTCGGGTTACCTGACGCGTCGTCTCGTCGACGTCACGCAGGATCTGGTCGTGGTGGAAGACGATTGCGGCACGTCGAACGGCGTCGCGATGAAGGCGCTGGTCGAAGGCGGTGAAGTCGTCGAAGCGCTGCGCGACCGTATCCTCGGCCGCGTCGCGGTTGCGGACGTCGTGAACCCGGAAACGCAGGAAACGGTGTACGAATCGGGCATGCTGCTCGACGAAACGGCGGTCGAGGAAATCGAACGCCTCGGCATCGACGAAGTGCGCGTGCGCACGCCGCTGACCTGCGAAACGCGTTACGGTCTGTGCGCAGCCTGCTACGGCCGTGACCTCGGCCGCGGCTCGCTCGTGAACGTCGGCGAAGCAGTCGGCGTGATCGCGGCACAGTCGATCGGTGAACCGGGCACGCAGCTGACGATGCGTACGTTCCACATCGGTGGTGCGGCATCGCGTGCGGCAGTGGCTTCGTCGGTCGAAGCGAAGAGCAACGGTATCGTGCGCTTCACGGCGACGATGCGCTACGTCACGAACGCGAAGGGCGAGCAGATCGTCATTTCCCGTTCTGGCGAAGCGATGATCACCGACGACTTCGGTCGCGAGCGCGAGCGTCACAAAGTGCCGTACGGCGCGACGCTGCTGCAGCTCGACGGCGTGACGATCAAGGCAGGCACGCAGCTCGCCACGTGGGATCCGCTGACGCGTCCGATCATCACCGAGTACGGTGGTACGGTGAAGTTCGAGAACGTCGAGGAAGGCGTGACCGTCGCGAAGCAGATCGACGACGTGACCGGCCTGTCGACGCTGGTCGTGATCGACGTGAAGCGTCGCGGTTCGCAGGCTTCGAAGAGCGTGCGTCCGCAGGTGAAGCTGCTCGACGCGAACGGCGAAGAAGTGAAGATTCCGGGCACGGAGCACGCAGTGCAGATCGGCTTCCAGGTCGGCGCACTGATCACCGTGAAGGATGGCCAGCAGGTGCAGGTCGGTGAAGTGCTCGCACGTATCCCGACCGAAGCGCAGAAGACGCGTGACATTACCGGCGGTCTGCCGCGGGTGGCGGAACTGTTCGAAGCGCGTTCGCCGAAGGATGCCGGCATTCTCGCGGAAGTCACCGGTACGACGTCGTTCGGTAAGGACACGAAGGGCAAGCAGCGTCTCGTCATCACGGATCTCGAGGGCAACCAGCACGAGTTCCTGATCGCGAAGGAAAAGCAGGTTCTGGTTCACGATGCACAGGTCGTCAACAAGGGCGAAATGATCGTGGACGGTCCGGCCGATCCGCACGACATCCTGCGTCTGCAGGGTATCGAGGCGCTGTCGCGCTACATCGTCGACGAAGTGCAGGACGTGTATCGTCTGCAGGGCGTGAAGATCAACGACAAGCACATCGAGGTGATCGTTCGCCAGATGCTGCGTCGTGTGCAGATCACCGACAACGGTGATACGCGCTTCATCCCGGGCGAACAGGTCGAGCGTTCCGACATGCTGGACGAGAACGATCGCATGATCGCCGAGGACAAGCGTCCGGCTTCGTACGACAACGTGCTGCTCGGTATCACGAAGGCGTCGCTGTCGACCGACTCGTTCATCTCCGCGGCATCGTTCCAGGAAACGACCCGCGTGCTGACCGAAGCGGCGATCATGGGCAAGCGCGACGATCTGCGTGGCCTGAAGGAAAACGTGATCGTCGGCCGTCTGATTCCGGCCGGTACGGGTCTCGCGTTCCACAAGGCACGCAAGGCGAAGGAATCGTCGGATCGCGAGCGTTTCGACCAGATCGCAGCGGAAGAGGCATTCGACTTCGGCACGCCGAGCGCGCCTGCTGCGGAAGAGCCGCAACAGCACCCGGCAGCCGAGTAA
- the fusA gene encoding elongation factor G → MARKTPIERYRNIGISAHIDAGKTTTTERILFYTGVNHKIGEVHDGAATMDWMEQEQERGITITSAATTAFWKGMGGNYPEHRINIIDTPGHVDFTIEVERSMRVLDGACMVYCAVGGVQPQSETVWRQANKYKVPRLAFVNKMDRTGANFFKVYDQLRLRLKANPVPVVVPIGAEEGFKGVVDLIKMKAIIWDEASQGTKFDYVDIPAELVDTCNEWREKMVEAAAESSEDLMNQYLEAGSLTEDEIVKGLRDRTIACEIQPMLCGTAFKNKGVQRMLDAVIDFLPSPVDIPPVTGELENGEKTERRASDDEKFSSLAFKIMTDPFVGQLIFFRVYSGVVNSGDTLLNATKGKKERLGRILQMHANQREEIKEVRAGDIAAAVGLKEATTGDTLCDPAHPIVLERMIFPEPVISQAVEPKTKADQEKMGLALNRLAQEDPSFRVQTDEESGQTIISGMGELHLEILVDRMKREFGVEATVGKPQVAYRETIRKSAADVEGKFVKQSGGRGQYGHAVITLERSELGKGYEFIDAIKGGVIPREYIPSVDKGIQETLKSGVLAGFPVVDVKVTLTFGSYHDVDSNENAFRMAGSMAFKEAMRRADPVLLEPMMAVEVETPEDFMGNVMGDLSGRRGIIQGMDDMVGGGKIVRAEVPLSEMFGYSTSLRSLTQGRATYTMEFKHYAEAPKNVAEAIISAKSK, encoded by the coding sequence GTGGCTCGCAAGACTCCTATCGAGCGCTACCGCAATATCGGTATTAGCGCTCACATCGACGCCGGCAAAACGACGACGACCGAGCGCATTCTGTTTTACACCGGTGTGAACCACAAGATCGGTGAAGTCCACGACGGCGCAGCCACGATGGACTGGATGGAGCAGGAACAGGAACGTGGCATCACGATCACGTCCGCTGCTACCACGGCCTTCTGGAAGGGCATGGGCGGCAACTATCCGGAACACCGCATCAACATCATCGACACCCCGGGCCACGTCGACTTCACGATTGAAGTCGAGCGCTCGATGCGCGTGCTCGACGGCGCATGCATGGTGTACTGCGCAGTCGGCGGCGTGCAGCCGCAGTCGGAAACGGTGTGGCGCCAGGCGAACAAGTACAAGGTGCCGCGTCTCGCGTTCGTCAACAAGATGGACCGTACCGGCGCGAACTTCTTCAAGGTCTACGACCAGCTCCGTCTGCGCCTGAAGGCGAACCCGGTTCCGGTCGTGGTGCCGATCGGTGCGGAAGAAGGCTTCAAGGGCGTCGTCGATCTGATCAAGATGAAGGCGATCATTTGGGACGAAGCGTCGCAAGGTACCAAGTTCGACTACGTCGACATCCCGGCGGAACTCGTCGACACGTGCAACGAATGGCGTGAAAAGATGGTCGAGGCGGCTGCAGAGTCGAGCGAAGACCTGATGAACCAGTACCTGGAAGCAGGTTCGCTGACGGAAGACGAGATCGTGAAGGGTCTGCGTGACCGTACGATCGCGTGCGAAATCCAGCCGATGCTGTGCGGTACCGCGTTCAAGAACAAGGGCGTGCAGCGTATGCTCGACGCCGTGATCGACTTCCTGCCGTCGCCGGTCGACATTCCGCCGGTTACGGGCGAACTCGAAAACGGCGAGAAGACGGAGCGTCGTGCTTCCGACGACGAAAAGTTCTCGTCGCTCGCGTTCAAGATCATGACCGACCCGTTCGTCGGCCAGCTGATCTTCTTCCGCGTCTACTCGGGCGTCGTCAATTCGGGCGACACGCTGCTCAATGCGACCAAGGGCAAGAAGGAACGTCTCGGCCGTATTCTGCAGATGCACGCGAACCAGCGCGAAGAAATCAAGGAAGTGCGCGCAGGCGACATCGCTGCAGCGGTCGGCCTGAAGGAAGCGACCACGGGCGACACGCTGTGCGATCCGGCACATCCGATCGTGCTCGAACGCATGATCTTCCCGGAGCCGGTGATTTCGCAGGCCGTCGAGCCGAAGACGAAGGCTGACCAGGAAAAGATGGGCCTGGCGCTGAACCGTCTGGCTCAGGAAGATCCGTCGTTCCGCGTGCAGACCGACGAAGAATCGGGTCAAACGATCATTTCGGGCATGGGCGAGCTCCACCTCGAAATTCTGGTTGACCGGATGAAGCGTGAATTCGGCGTGGAAGCGACCGTCGGCAAGCCGCAGGTTGCTTACCGCGAAACCATCCGCAAGTCGGCCGCGGACGTCGAAGGCAAGTTCGTCAAGCAGTCGGGCGGTCGCGGTCAGTACGGCCATGCGGTCATCACGCTCGAGCGCAGCGAACTGGGCAAGGGCTACGAGTTCATCGACGCGATCAAGGGCGGCGTGATTCCGCGTGAATACATCCCGTCGGTTGACAAGGGTATCCAGGAAACGCTGAAGAGCGGCGTGCTGGCAGGCTTCCCGGTCGTCGACGTGAAGGTCACGCTGACGTTCGGTTCGTACCACGACGTTGACTCGAACGAAAATGCGTTCCGCATGGCCGGTTCGATGGCGTTCAAGGAAGCAATGCGCCGCGCTGATCCGGTTCTGCTCGAGCCGATGATGGCAGTGGAAGTGGAAACGCCGGAAGACTTCATGGGTAACGTGATGGGCGACCTGTCGGGTCGTCGCGGCATTATCCAGGGCATGGACGACATGGTTGGCGGCGGCAAGATCGTGCGCGCCGAAGTGCCGCTGTCGGAAATGTTCGGCTATTCCACGTCGCTGCGCTCGCTCACGCAAGGTCGTGCAACGTACACGATGGAGTTCAAGCACTACGCTGAAGCTCCGAAGAACGTTGCAGAAGCGATCATCAGCGCGAAGTCGAAGTAA